One genomic segment of Brassica napus cultivar Da-Ae chromosome A3, Da-Ae, whole genome shotgun sequence includes these proteins:
- the LOC106439383 gene encoding polynucleotide 3'-phosphatase ZDP isoform X1, with the protein MVLASFVSRHSHSLPPLIIHHSNLFLRQRGRNHLSHRYIWTTAPNNIPPEKMPIVAEYAKSNRSSCKACSKSIASKTLRLGLISKGPGGFDMTRWHHLNCFPTESESIASVDDIKGLSALEKDDQDALAKLVEQCGDPAKEQVDEKVEEIEHLATDDLSGEKIKETKGSSKVIAEYAKSSRSSCKKCSQTIAAKELRLGLVTRDSREFDMTKWHHRGCFPVESDPIDSVEDIGGFSSLQSGDQDALKELVQQCENKTLLTEETNKRKHSQVGEMVEKDEVHTNTSQPTTRKPKMNTSESTSQVVAEVEISLSASDVKEKYRDASLLPKWKAFETVIFLERDDGLNDSEKIAAFDFDGCLTKTSVKIVGADAWSLMYPSIPEKLQSLHSQGYKLVIFTNESNIDRWKNKRQAAVDSKIGRLNSFIKRVEVPVQVFIACGVASSGGKDDLYRKPKAGMWQLMKKHFNSGIEIDMDKSFYVGDAAGRKGDHSDADIKFAQANGLKFYTPEEYFIS; encoded by the exons ATGGTTTTAGCCTCCTTCGTCTCTCGCCACTCTCACTCTCTCCCTCCTTTGATCATCCATCACTCCAATCTCTTTCTCCGTCAACGAGGACGAAACCATCTCTCCCACCGTTACATTTGGACAACAGCTCCGAACAATATTCCACCGGAGAAAATGCCGATCGTAGCCGAGTACGCGAAGTCGAACCGATCTTCCTGCAAGGCATGCTCGAAGTCAATCGCCTCGAAAACCCTTAGATTAGGATTGATTAGCAAGGGACCTGGCGGGTTCGACATGACCAGATGGCATCATTTGAATTGTTTCCCTACCGAATCGGAGTCGATTGCTTCCGTCGACGATATCAAAGGCTTATCCGCTTTGGAG AAAGATGATCAAGATGCGTTGGCTAAATTGGTGGAACAGTGTGGTGACCCTGCTAAAGAA CAGGTCGATGAGAAGGTGGAAGAGATTGAACATCTCGCAACAGATGATTTAAGTGGGGAGAAGATTAAGGAGACGAAAGGTTCTTCAAAAGTTATTGCTGAGTACGCGAAATCAAGCAGGTCATCGTGCAAGAAGTGCTCTCAGACTATTGCTGCAAAGGAACTGAGATTGGGGCTGGTGACCAGAGACTCTAGGGAATTCGATATGACAAAGTGGCATCACCGGGGCTGTTTCCCCGTTGAATCAGATCCGATTGATTCTGTAGAGGACATTGGTGGATTTTCATCACTGCAG AGTGGTGATCAGGATGCATTAAAGGAGTTGGTCCAACAATGCGAGAACAAGACCTTG CTGACGGAGGAGACAAacaagagaaaacattctcAG GTTGGGGAAATGGTGGAAAAAGATGAAGTGCATACCAACACGAGCCAACCTACTACTAGAAAACCTAAG ATGAACACCAGTGAGTCAACTTCTCAGGTCGTAGCTGAAGTAGAAATCTCTCTTTCTGCATCTGATGTGAAGGAAAAGTACAGG GATGCCAGTCTATTGCCGAAGTGGAAAGCGTTTGAGACTGTAATATTCCTTGAGCGG GATGATGGTCTTAATGATTCAGAGAAGATAGCTGCATTTGATTTTGATGGATGCCTAACAAAAACATCCGTGAAAAT TGTAGGTGCAGATGCATGGTCTCTTATGTATCCTTCTATACCTGAGAAACTACAAAGTCTTCATAGTCAAGGCTACAAGCTG GTTATTTTCACGAATGAGTCCAACATTGATCGGTGGAAGAACAAAAGACAAGCTGCTGTGGACTCGAAAATTGGACGCCTCAACAGTTTTATCAAGCGCGTGGAGGTCCCTGTTCAG GTGTTTATAGCCTGTGGAGTCGCAAGTTCTGGTGGTAAAGATGACCTTTACCGCAAACCCAAGGCTGGAATGTGGCAACTCATGAAGAAACACTTTAACTCTGGAATTGAAATTGATATGGATAA ATCGTTCTACGTTGGGGATGCAGCCGGAAGAAAAGGCGATCACAGCGACGCAGATATAAAATTTGCACAG GCAAATGGATTGAAGTTTTACACCCCAGAGGAGTACTTTATCTCTTGA
- the LOC106439385 gene encoding protein GRAVITROPIC IN THE LIGHT 1, with amino-acid sequence METVKPLDVASRKGKLRRAFVKAINIKKLTGVVPEVEREKKRQENVNLVKNAPNLSESFDKLEEEHEKTLSMEALLAKLFATVSSIKSSYAQLQYAQSPYDPAGIQKADRLVVSELKTLSELKQSFLKNEFDTNPDITLVLAEIQEMRSLSKTYEIMGKKMECQLKLKDSEIIFLKEKFQESKNQNKLMEKRLNKSNSLDQNHFVIYLNHTVKSIRGFVKTMVEQMKFSAWDVHVAAETIQPEVFYYKQEHACFAFEHFVCKIMFQGFHLPCFTSEPSSSSSRKTSKETFFERFTELRPMKARECLASRPKSRFSRFCRGKYLRLVHPKMEHAFFGHLHVRNQVSVGEFPETSFCTAFLEMAKRVWLLHCIAFSFDVEASIFQVSKGCRFSEMYMKSVAEESLSESEPRVAFTVVPGFRVGNTLVQCEVYLSVSSQRRT; translated from the coding sequence ATGGAGACTGTGAAACCATTGGATGTTGCTTCAAGAAAAGGAAAACTCAGACGGGCATTTGTGAAAGCTATCAACATCAAGAAGCTAACCGGTGTTGTTCCGGAagttgagagagagaagaagagacaaGAAAACGTGAACTTAGTGAAGAATGCTCCAAATCTTTCAGAGTCCTTTGACAAGCTGGAGGAAGAGCATGAGAAAACACTTTCCATGGAAGCTCTTCTTGCAAAGCTGTTTGCTACTGTTTCTTCCATAAAATCAAGTTACGCGCAGCTGCAGTACGCCCAGTCTCCGTATGATCCAGCTGGGATTCAAAAAGCAGACAGGTTGGTCGTGTCAGAGCTGAAGACATTGTCTGAGCTGAAACAGAGTTTCTTGAAGAACGAGTTTGATACTAACCCTGATATAACTCTAGTTCTTGCCGAGATTCAAGAGATGAGAAGCCTCTCGAAGACTTATGAGATCATGGGGAAGAAGATGGAGTGTCAGCTGAAGCTTAAAGACTCTGAGATCATTTTTCTTAAAGAGAAGTTTCAAGAATCCAAGAATCAGAACAAGTTGATGGAGAAGAGACTGAACAAAAGTAATTCACTGGATCAAAATCATTTCGTTATTTATCTAAACCACACCGTCAAATCAATCCGAGGATTCGTTAAAACGATGGTTGAGCAAATGAAGTTCTCTGCTTGGGACGTCCACGTGGCGGCTGAAACGATACAGCCTGAAGTATTCTATTACAAGCAAGAACACGCGTGTTTCGCTTTCGAGCATTTCGTTTGTAAGATCATGTTCCAAGGGTTTCATCTACCTTGCTTCACAAGcgaaccatcatcatcatcatctcggAAGACGAGTAAAGAGACGTTCTTTGAGAGGTTCACGGAGCTTAGACCGATGAAAGCGAGAGAGTGTTTAGCGTCACGtcccaaatcaagattctcgaGGTTTTGCAGAGGTAAGTATTTGCGGCTCGTGCATCCGAAGATGGAGCATGCTTTCTTCGGACATTTGCATGTGAGAAACCAAGTCTCTGTCGGGGAGTTTCCCGAGACGAGTTTTTGTACCGCGTTTCTTGAAATGGCGAAACGGGTTTGGCTCTTGCATTGtattgcgttctcctttgacgTTGAAGCTTCGATCTTTCAAGTATCTAAGGGTTGCAGATTCTCCGAAATGTACATGAAGAGCGTGGCGGAAGAAAGCTTGTCGGAATCTGAGCCGAGAGTTGCGTTTACTGTGGTTCCTGGTTTTAGAGTTGGGAACACTTTGGTACAGTGCGAGGTTTACCTCTCGGTTTCGAGTCAACGCCGTACGTAG
- the LOC106439383 gene encoding polynucleotide 3'-phosphatase ZDP isoform X2, which yields MVLASFVSRHSHSLPPLIIHHSNLFLRQRGRNHLSHRYIWTTAPNNIPPEKMPIVAEYAKSNRSSCKACSKSIASKTLRLGLISKGPGGFDMTRWHHLNCFPTESESIASVDDIKGLSALEKDDQDALAKLVEQCGDPAKEVDEKVEEIEHLATDDLSGEKIKETKGSSKVIAEYAKSSRSSCKKCSQTIAAKELRLGLVTRDSREFDMTKWHHRGCFPVESDPIDSVEDIGGFSSLQSGDQDALKELVQQCENKTLLTEETNKRKHSQVGEMVEKDEVHTNTSQPTTRKPKMNTSESTSQVVAEVEISLSASDVKEKYRDASLLPKWKAFETVIFLERDDGLNDSEKIAAFDFDGCLTKTSVKIVGADAWSLMYPSIPEKLQSLHSQGYKLVIFTNESNIDRWKNKRQAAVDSKIGRLNSFIKRVEVPVQVFIACGVASSGGKDDLYRKPKAGMWQLMKKHFNSGIEIDMDKSFYVGDAAGRKGDHSDADIKFAQANGLKFYTPEEYFIS from the exons ATGGTTTTAGCCTCCTTCGTCTCTCGCCACTCTCACTCTCTCCCTCCTTTGATCATCCATCACTCCAATCTCTTTCTCCGTCAACGAGGACGAAACCATCTCTCCCACCGTTACATTTGGACAACAGCTCCGAACAATATTCCACCGGAGAAAATGCCGATCGTAGCCGAGTACGCGAAGTCGAACCGATCTTCCTGCAAGGCATGCTCGAAGTCAATCGCCTCGAAAACCCTTAGATTAGGATTGATTAGCAAGGGACCTGGCGGGTTCGACATGACCAGATGGCATCATTTGAATTGTTTCCCTACCGAATCGGAGTCGATTGCTTCCGTCGACGATATCAAAGGCTTATCCGCTTTGGAG AAAGATGATCAAGATGCGTTGGCTAAATTGGTGGAACAGTGTGGTGACCCTGCTAAAGAA GTCGATGAGAAGGTGGAAGAGATTGAACATCTCGCAACAGATGATTTAAGTGGGGAGAAGATTAAGGAGACGAAAGGTTCTTCAAAAGTTATTGCTGAGTACGCGAAATCAAGCAGGTCATCGTGCAAGAAGTGCTCTCAGACTATTGCTGCAAAGGAACTGAGATTGGGGCTGGTGACCAGAGACTCTAGGGAATTCGATATGACAAAGTGGCATCACCGGGGCTGTTTCCCCGTTGAATCAGATCCGATTGATTCTGTAGAGGACATTGGTGGATTTTCATCACTGCAG AGTGGTGATCAGGATGCATTAAAGGAGTTGGTCCAACAATGCGAGAACAAGACCTTG CTGACGGAGGAGACAAacaagagaaaacattctcAG GTTGGGGAAATGGTGGAAAAAGATGAAGTGCATACCAACACGAGCCAACCTACTACTAGAAAACCTAAG ATGAACACCAGTGAGTCAACTTCTCAGGTCGTAGCTGAAGTAGAAATCTCTCTTTCTGCATCTGATGTGAAGGAAAAGTACAGG GATGCCAGTCTATTGCCGAAGTGGAAAGCGTTTGAGACTGTAATATTCCTTGAGCGG GATGATGGTCTTAATGATTCAGAGAAGATAGCTGCATTTGATTTTGATGGATGCCTAACAAAAACATCCGTGAAAAT TGTAGGTGCAGATGCATGGTCTCTTATGTATCCTTCTATACCTGAGAAACTACAAAGTCTTCATAGTCAAGGCTACAAGCTG GTTATTTTCACGAATGAGTCCAACATTGATCGGTGGAAGAACAAAAGACAAGCTGCTGTGGACTCGAAAATTGGACGCCTCAACAGTTTTATCAAGCGCGTGGAGGTCCCTGTTCAG GTGTTTATAGCCTGTGGAGTCGCAAGTTCTGGTGGTAAAGATGACCTTTACCGCAAACCCAAGGCTGGAATGTGGCAACTCATGAAGAAACACTTTAACTCTGGAATTGAAATTGATATGGATAA ATCGTTCTACGTTGGGGATGCAGCCGGAAGAAAAGGCGATCACAGCGACGCAGATATAAAATTTGCACAG GCAAATGGATTGAAGTTTTACACCCCAGAGGAGTACTTTATCTCTTGA